agacgagggagaagtctagtgtaagaccatagatcacaGCACttactttgatctatgaaagtaggtcagggtaaaattttgaattcaggagtgttgcgggacgttgcagtctgtgactgctttggttctagtttgttTTCGTTAGTCTGCATGTATTTATGAAGACTTTTGAAAAAGAGGTTCTTTTTGTCcataagttgtttttttgtaggtgTTGTTGAGTGTGTATGCAGGTCTTGTCGAAGTTTTTAGTAATACAGTATAAGACAATACATTAATTTTTGCGGTACAGCACAACTACAGAATTCAGACTTGCCATACTGGTGTATGTTCTCATTCAGGTTATGCTAGTCCTTGAAAGTTGAATGGATTTCTATTCTGTTTCATAATCTTGTTGTTAAGACCATGTAGCTGTGAGTGACTGTAATCAATAGTGTATCATCATATTGAGCTGAGGGATCCCTTGACAGAGATGTGTGAAAAGGCTCTATAACCTCAGCATTGCATTAACGTGTGCCTGCTTATTTTTAACCTAAAgggggaaaatgaatgaatgtttgtctgCCAATTTAACATTAACATAGTGGATAGTTGTTATCTCTGTCCAGCACTGGCACTCCTTCACTTCAAATGACAATATACACACTGTTAATTTAACATTGTTCCTTTGGACTAGATCTGCTGTTGTACAGTTCTAGGTTTTATTGTAGTTCGTAAGATGTAGTTATGTCGGCTAATATGTAATTGGCAAAGATAGAATGGTAAAACAATTTTTCTCTTTATCTGAATCATGTTGCTTTGTGTTCTAGGTACATTCCTACTGCTGCTGCGTTTGGTGGACTGTGTATTGGTGGTTTATCAGTCATGGCTGATTTTCTCGGAGCCATTGGCTCTGGCACAGGAATCCTTCTGGCTGTGACCATCATCTATCAGTACTTTGAGATCTTTGTGAAAGAACAGAGTGAAGTCGGGAGCATGGGGGCCCTTCTCTTCTAgaaataattttacatttatgtgtgtAAAACACCTGCATCCTCAACTTTTGAATTTTTAGGACATTTGAGGACTTCAGGAACCTCAGGCCCAATGGAATATCGCAAAGTGTTTGGACAACACAACTCCATATTTCCTCCACAAATCTtcaaatataacacaaaaaCTGACTTTTCAGTTGTACTTCATCAGTTTTTCTACGTGACTTAAGATTATAGCTCCCCAAGATTAATTTTAAGGTTCTCCTGCGGGTGTGGTCCTTTTTTTCAGACTGATAATACAGGGCTTCAGTATGGAAGCTTACCCGACCGGATGATGAGGTCAACTGCCTGTTGTGTGCATAAAAGCACTCAATTTgtctgctttgtttgtttttgtttatgcatatatatatataatttttttttctgtcacactaTCTTGAGAGGATGTGGAGCAGGAGTTGAACGGTCAAATGCTGAATCTGGTGCTGTCATTATCCGATTCGATTGTTGAACAGCGTCTTATAAGATGTGGAGTTTATTGGAGTTCATCCACCCTTCAAAAGAACTTTCAACTTTACATGAATACCAATCTGATGACCTATCACAACTATTTTTACTGTGTAGGGAGCAAAAGTATTACTCATTATTCACATTCAAATTTTTGGTTTGCTTTAAGTGCCCCTGCATTAATCGCATTTCCACAGCTGTGTcaattcattgatttttttgtacatagACCGTGCATTAAATATCttaaatgtaagataaatatcTTTTGAATATGTAAAGATAAATGTATTTCAGAACAAACAGAGAAttctcaataaaacattttgtggaaAAAACTTTTAACTTTGGAGTCTTGTACATGTCACTTAATCTTAAGAGGTGTGTGACTTGTTGCAGAATGTTGCATTTAGGTGCAGTGACAGGTTTTGTCTTTATACACTTTATACACGTGTTTCTGTTCTTACTTTGAACAGGTGGGGGCAGCATTGTGCCCCTGAGCGCCTGCGCGGCTGAAAACCAGAGAAGAAGTTAGACGCTCAAGCAGGCGCAGTTATGAAAACTAAGATTTTTGATGCTGAGCGTGAATTCtgtgacatttacatttttgtgttgttcGTCAACGGGAATCGTTATTCAGTGAGcttttacagtaaataaagaAGCAGAATTAATCTGCTCCGACGTGGGGAAATGGACTCGGTGAGACAAGAAGGTAACTATTAATTGTACTCATCTGGAATCGGAAGAACAGGAGCTGAAGTTCAGTGATAGTTTGAATTAAAAGTGGATGTCGGCGCGActttaaaacatgacatttgttTCAGGTGTATTTACAAGATCCTGACGGCTCGTTAAATGTGTCAGCAGAGACAAGGCGGTGTTAGCTCTGTGTGCTAACGCGAACATCACGTCCTTTAACCTTGACAAGAACCGCTGTCACGAAGCGTTCCACGAGCGTAAAGGCTTTTCCACGCAATATCACCGCAAGAGTCACTCAgtagatgtttgtgtttgtcgtcaatttttttctgtcagaaacGTGTTCTGACCGTccgattttaatttaaattttaaagtgtttccacTTTATTCGAGAATGACTTGACCTGTATCCATAGTCATTAGAACTTGTCTGCGATATTTAACTATTGTTATACTAGAAAACATACAAGCATAAAAAGGATCCAGGTAGAAAgctgtttattaaaacattttgtttagaaagggaaaaaaaagatcttaTTCAGAACCAAATTTGGGTGTAAATTGTTTCCGGGCCACACCAACTCATGTTGGTAAGTCTAAGTCTTGATTTACAGCAGCAGATGGTGCTGAAAAGTCATGTTTAAAAATCTCAGGTGACTGTTGTGTGTAAACGTTCTCTAAATGTCTGGATTTAAAACAATCTGGATTTAAAACAATCACATCCGATTCCACTTCTTGAATCTGTGTCTCATGGGTTTACTTAAGTTAAAAATTCTTAACTATTATTGGACTTGCCAGTGTaattaaaatgcaaagaaaaattgCTTTTGCCATCCAATCAAATATCAGTTTATTATCTGATAACTTGTGATATACAATTAACAAGctaatagaaacaaaaaaaaagtttggatgACTAGTCAGTTAGGGTCTAGTCATTAATGTTTAGGACACTGTAAAAATTTAAACAgccattaatgcattttgtccTTCCTCATTTTGCACAAAAGGTAAAGACCGAATCATTTTTGTCACCAAAGAGGACCATGAAATGCCGAGCAGCGCTGAGCTCATAGAAGAAAACACCGTTGACCCGTATGAGGACCAAGGTGAGGCAGCAACAATCTGCTTCTGGCTGCCAGGCTACAATTCagataaagttttttaaaaaatgcatttcaatGTCAGCAGTTTTTCCACATAGGTCTGATTCTTCCAAATGGGGAGATCAACTGGAACTGCCCCTGTCTGGGTGGAATGGCCAGTGGACCTTGTGGAACTGAGTTTAAGGATGCGTTCTCCTGTTTTCATTATAgcaaggaggagatgaagggtTCTGAATGTCTGGAGCAGTTCAGGGCCATGCAGGAGTGTATGCAGCGTTACCCGGAGCTCTATCCTCAAGACGATGACAATTTACCTCAAGAAAAATCATTAGAAGCAGACAAGAACTCTGAAAACTCTGCATCTGCAGGAATTGCCTCAACATTTACCGCTGATCCAGACTCTAAAGCCACTCAACTCAACACAGAGAACTCAGTGGAAAGCTAATGATAAGCTTTAGTGGTAACATGACATGAGAGTTGAAATCTGACAAGTCATTCGTTCAGCACTGGAGAAAAACTGTGATGGTGTTGGCTCATAGAATATCGGATTTGGTGTATATTATCACAGGTAGGAAAAAAGCTTACCATTGTTATCATATCTGACAGTAGAAATGTTCTCTAAAATTGAATTACCCCAATTTCATCATTTGTGTACCAGCCACAGTTTGGAGCTCACTCTTTTTCAATTGACTAGATGTAGGATTAAAGCATAATATAATCCAAACAATCCTCAAACGGAGACTCACAGCAGGTTGGCACAGTGAGTAGTACTGTTGCTTCGCAGCAacaaggttccaggttcgattCTTTTCtgtctccgggttctccagcttcctctccagtccagacacacacagtttatGGTGAGTTGATGTGTCCAAACTGATCATATAAGTTTGTGTGCACAAGTGGTTATTTTGTGTGGTCCAGCCGCCCCGCCCCTTGCCCAAATCAAGTTGGGATAGGATCCAGCAACACTTGTGATCTGCAAGGTGTAAGAGCAGCTTGAAGACATGGACGATCTACAAAAacgacatactgtatatgtacttgAGAAATCACTATTAATGGAAAAGGTTTTTGTTTCGCTTACAAACGGCTCTACTAGTTTAGCCTGGAattgttttggagacaaagcaGAAGTCACTAGTCTGAAGGGTGGAGTTATGTTACTGAGGTGAGTAGTCTTGTCAGACAGCGTGAaacttttctttaaacattCTTGTCATTTGTACATTATCTATTCTTAGCTTCGTTATCATATCGACTACATCGGCATCTGAACCGATGTGAAAGCAGTACATATGACATGACTTCAGAGTGAAAAGTAGTTTGAGTTTTTCAAAATCTACCGTTTTACTCAGATGTGGTTCAAAATGGTGATTGGATCTGTGTGTTACTTGAGCGCAATTGTCTTGTGATAAATTGTATCCAGAATTAAATCTTGTACCTCAGCTGCACTGAACACAGTCTCAAATGACTAAAGTAACTGTTGAAAGTTTTACAATAAAATGTGTCTGCTTCTTGTGAGTTATTGTTGCCTAGTTAGGaaatacatgaacacacaactGTTGTAGACGGTAACTTTGACGGTAACTTTGATTTCAATGATTTTGCTTGAATGTCATTGTTTGGATCGGGGGTGGGCAACCTTTGCCACTTAAGGGTGGTAAAGGTACCACTTTGGAA
This sequence is a window from Antennarius striatus isolate MH-2024 chromosome 5, ASM4005453v1, whole genome shotgun sequence. Protein-coding genes within it:
- the LOC137595670 gene encoding mitochondrial intermembrane space import and assembly protein 40-B-like — encoded protein: MDSVRQEGKDRIIFVTKEDHEMPSSAELIEENTVDPYEDQGLILPNGEINWNCPCLGGMASGPCGTEFKDAFSCFHYSKEEMKGSECLEQFRAMQECMQRYPELYPQDDDNLPQEKSLEADKNSENSASAGIASTFTADPDSKATQLNTENSVES